A window of Oncorhynchus nerka isolate Pitt River linkage group LG4, Oner_Uvic_2.0, whole genome shotgun sequence contains these coding sequences:
- the LOC115126513 gene encoding transmembrane protein 150C-like isoform X1, which translates to MRKCSPWTFLPAMYSLFTAAGLWVVYFIAVEDEKITPLSSEYNRSGPKSPPYISFAGNAPPASCVFSQVMNLAAFVGFIIGVLRYLQLKPQVHKPWLNISSLVALSLACFGMTLVGNFQLSNDKELHNIGTYMTFGLGTLFCWVQSVITLKVNLRNEGRRAGIPRFVLSGTLTACMLFYFALIAQHLHMHAARAQWALVMFFLSFLASFAIEFRHCHFEIVCTDNRDPPLSLSATFSEVSEYQSDQL; encoded by the exons ATGAGGAAGTGCAGTCCCTGGACGTTTCTCCCTGCCATGTACTCTCTCTTCACAGCTGCTGGACTCTGGGTTGT GTATTTCATAGCTGTTGAAGATGAGAAGATAACACCCCTGAGTTCAGAATACAA CCGATCTGGCCCTAAATCCCCTCCATATATAAG ctttgCAGGCAATGCTCCCCCGGCCAGCTGTGTATTTAGCCAGGTCATGAACCTAGCTGCCTTCGTAG GGTTCATCATTGGTGTCCTCAGATATCTGCAGCTGAAGCCCCAGGTCCACAAACCCTGGCTCAACATCAGCAGTCTGGTGGCCCTATCCCTGGCCTGCTTCGGCATGACACTGGTAGGAAACTTCCAG TTGTCAAATGACAAGGAGCTCCACAACATTGGGACATACATGACGTTTGGCCTGGGAACGTTGTTCTGCTGGGTTCAATCTGTCATCACCCTGAAAGTCAACCTTAGGAATGAGGGTCGGAGGGCAGGCATCCCTCGCTTCGTGCTGTCTGGGACCCTCACCGCCTGCATGCTTTTCT ACTTTGCCCTGATTGCGCAGCATCTTCACATGCATGCAGCGCGAGCGCAGTGGGCGCTGGTCATGTTCTTTCTGAGCTTCCTCGCATCCTTCGCCATCGAGTTCAGACACTGCCACTTTGAGATCGTCTGCACCGACAACCGCGATCCGCCTCTTAGCCTGTCAGCAACTTTCTCAGAGGTGTCAGAGTACCAGTCGGACCAGCTATAG
- the LOC115126513 gene encoding transmembrane protein 150C-like isoform X2, producing MRKCSPWTFLPAMYSLFTAAGLWVVYFIAVEDEKITPLSSEYNRSGPKSPPYISFAGNAPPASCVFSQVMNLAAFVGFIIGVLRYLQLKPQVHKPWLNISSLVALSLACFGMTLVGNFQLSNDKELHNIGTYMTFGLGTLFCWVQSVITLKVNLRNEGRRAGIPRFVLSGTLTACMLFYFALIAQHLVMFFLSFLASFAIEFRHCHFEIVCTDNRDPPLSLSATFSEVSEYQSDQL from the exons ATGAGGAAGTGCAGTCCCTGGACGTTTCTCCCTGCCATGTACTCTCTCTTCACAGCTGCTGGACTCTGGGTTGT GTATTTCATAGCTGTTGAAGATGAGAAGATAACACCCCTGAGTTCAGAATACAA CCGATCTGGCCCTAAATCCCCTCCATATATAAG ctttgCAGGCAATGCTCCCCCGGCCAGCTGTGTATTTAGCCAGGTCATGAACCTAGCTGCCTTCGTAG GGTTCATCATTGGTGTCCTCAGATATCTGCAGCTGAAGCCCCAGGTCCACAAACCCTGGCTCAACATCAGCAGTCTGGTGGCCCTATCCCTGGCCTGCTTCGGCATGACACTGGTAGGAAACTTCCAG TTGTCAAATGACAAGGAGCTCCACAACATTGGGACATACATGACGTTTGGCCTGGGAACGTTGTTCTGCTGGGTTCAATCTGTCATCACCCTGAAAGTCAACCTTAGGAATGAGGGTCGGAGGGCAGGCATCCCTCGCTTCGTGCTGTCTGGGACCCTCACCGCCTGCATGCTTTTCT ACTTTGCCCTGATTGCGCAGCATCTT GTCATGTTCTTTCTGAGCTTCCTCGCATCCTTCGCCATCGAGTTCAGACACTGCCACTTTGAGATCGTCTGCACCGACAACCGCGATCCGCCTCTTAGCCTGTCAGCAACTTTCTCAGAGGTGTCAGAGTACCAGTCGGACCAGCTATAG